In Quercus robur chromosome 11, dhQueRobu3.1, whole genome shotgun sequence, the following proteins share a genomic window:
- the LOC126707292 gene encoding putative transcription factor bHLH086 isoform X2 — MALAKDRMLHDSCMGSVHQLVPDLSSPGPNYAVDDDECNKVALQEVAGLESTGFVKNVGMNSNAFVFRPTNYQPAHEEAHSLINFKNGDQSYQRTEISSKCSSEPRLLVEFNCFQTASNYSSITSTTTKENQHEDGAYGWLYSEEPVDTDSIQESGTHETSFHKRLHMGESTQASKKQFANANKKPKPKSSSSKDPQSIAAKNRRERISERLKVLQELVPNGSKVDLVTMLEKAISYVKFLQLQVKVLATDEFWPVQGGKAPDISQVKDAIDAILCSQRDTDSSSK, encoded by the exons ATGGCTCTTGCCAAGGACCGAATGCTACATGATTCATGCATGGGCTCAGTTCATCAATTAGTCCCAGACCTTTCCTCACCGGGACCTAATTATGCagttgatgatgatgaatgCAACAAGGTGGCTCTTCAAGAAGTAGCCGGGTTGGAGAGTACTGGGTTTGTCAAGAATGTTGGCATGAATTCTAATGCGTTTGTGTTTAGGCCAACAAATTATCAACCAGCTCATGAAGAAGCTCACTCCTTGATAAACTTCAAAAACGG TGACCAGAGTTACCAACGGACTGAAATTAGCTCGAAATGCAGCAGTGAGCCTCGCCTATTGGTAGAGTTCAATTGTTTTCAGACAGCTAGCAATTACAGCTCCATCACTAGTACCACTACAAAAGAAAACCAGCATGAGGATGGTGCATATGGATGGTTATACTCAGAAGAACCTGTGGACACTGATAGCATCCAAGAGTCTGGAACACATGAAACAAGCTTCCACAAGCGGCTCCATATg ggagAGAGCACACAAGCTTCAAAGAAGCAATTCGCCAATGCAAATaagaagccaaagccaaagTCAAGTTCGTCAAAAGACCCGCAAAGTATTGCTGCCAAG AATCGAAGAGAGAGGATTAGCGAGCGGCTTAAAGTACTACAAGAACTTGTACCTAATGGTTCCAAG GTTGATCTTGTTACCATGTTAGAAAAAGCCATTAGTTATGTCAAGTTTCTTCAACTTCAAGTAAAG GTGTTGGCAACAGATGAATTTTGGCCGGTTCAAGGTGGAAAAGCTCCTGATATTTCTCAAGTAAAGGATGCAATTGATGCTATTCTCTGCTCTCAGAGAGACACAGACTCAAGCTCAAAGTAA
- the LOC126707292 gene encoding putative transcription factor bHLH086 isoform X1 → MALAKDRMLHDSCMGSVHQLVPDLSSPGPNYAVDDDECNKVALQEVAGLESTGFVKNVGMNSNAFVFRPTNYQPAHEEAHSLINFKNGYGSGNFMHSTCESLLSFEQTERSSQNSFLKTNNHKEEYSMWEGNFSDQSYQRTEISSKCSSEPRLLVEFNCFQTASNYSSITSTTTKENQHEDGAYGWLYSEEPVDTDSIQESGTHETSFHKRLHMGESTQASKKQFANANKKPKPKSSSSKDPQSIAAKNRRERISERLKVLQELVPNGSKVDLVTMLEKAISYVKFLQLQVKVLATDEFWPVQGGKAPDISQVKDAIDAILCSQRDTDSSSK, encoded by the exons ATGGCTCTTGCCAAGGACCGAATGCTACATGATTCATGCATGGGCTCAGTTCATCAATTAGTCCCAGACCTTTCCTCACCGGGACCTAATTATGCagttgatgatgatgaatgCAACAAGGTGGCTCTTCAAGAAGTAGCCGGGTTGGAGAGTACTGGGTTTGTCAAGAATGTTGGCATGAATTCTAATGCGTTTGTGTTTAGGCCAACAAATTATCAACCAGCTCATGAAGAAGCTCACTCCTTGATAAACTTCAAAAACGGGTATGGTAGTGGTAATTTTATGCATAGTACTTGTGAATCTTTGCTTAGCTTCGAGCAAACTGAACGTTCTTCTCAGAACAGTTTCTTGAAAACTAATAATCACAAAGAAGAGTACTCAATGTGGGAGGGTAATTTCAGTGACCAGAGTTACCAACGGACTGAAATTAGCTCGAAATGCAGCAGTGAGCCTCGCCTATTGGTAGAGTTCAATTGTTTTCAGACAGCTAGCAATTACAGCTCCATCACTAGTACCACTACAAAAGAAAACCAGCATGAGGATGGTGCATATGGATGGTTATACTCAGAAGAACCTGTGGACACTGATAGCATCCAAGAGTCTGGAACACATGAAACAAGCTTCCACAAGCGGCTCCATATg ggagAGAGCACACAAGCTTCAAAGAAGCAATTCGCCAATGCAAATaagaagccaaagccaaagTCAAGTTCGTCAAAAGACCCGCAAAGTATTGCTGCCAAG AATCGAAGAGAGAGGATTAGCGAGCGGCTTAAAGTACTACAAGAACTTGTACCTAATGGTTCCAAG GTTGATCTTGTTACCATGTTAGAAAAAGCCATTAGTTATGTCAAGTTTCTTCAACTTCAAGTAAAG GTGTTGGCAACAGATGAATTTTGGCCGGTTCAAGGTGGAAAAGCTCCTGATATTTCTCAAGTAAAGGATGCAATTGATGCTATTCTCTGCTCTCAGAGAGACACAGACTCAAGCTCAAAGTAA